Within the Thermosynechococcus sichuanensis E542 genome, the region ATGCACACAAGCGCGCGATCGCAAAAATTTTGCCATTGCCCTGCCCGTCCTAGGGGCGATCGTGCTAGCATAAATAATGCCTTAGATGCCGATGTAGCTCAGTGGTAGAGCACTCGATTCGTAATCGAGCGGTCGTGAGTTCGAATCTCATCATCGGCTTGGCTAGCCCCTCTCCAAGTTATTAGCGAGCAGAAACAGACTGTGTTTGCCTACCTCAGAGGAACTGTTGTCGCCCATCAATCGGAGGGCGGCCATCGCTCTGCCCTGATCCTAGACGTGAATGGGGTTGGCTATCGCTTACTAGTTACCTCCCATCTGTTGCAGCAATACCCGCCGAGTGCTGAGGTGGTGCAGATTTTTACCCATCTTAGTGTCCGTGAGGATCAGATGGTTCTCTATGGCTTTGCCTCGGCAGCGGAGCGAGATCTCTTTTTGCGTTTGATCCGCGTCAATGGGGTTGGGCCACAGATGGCACTATCGTTGCTGGATACGCTACCTTTGCCAGAGCTGGTGCAGGCAATTGTGAGTGGCAATACCCGTCGTCTCAGCCGCGCACCCGGAGTGGGCAATAAAACTGCTGAGCGCATTGCCTTGGAACTGAAAGCCGCCCTGAGTGCTTGGCGACAGGAAACGGGGTTAACAACGGCTCCCTCTGGCTTGCCTACGGAAGCAATTCGTGAAGAACTGGAGTTGACGCTTTTAGCCTTGGGCTATAGCGATCGCGAGATTGAAGCTGCCCTCACAGCCGTCAGCCAAACGAGCACCCTTGCCAAGAATAGCGATCCAGAGGTGTGGCTCCGGGAAGCCATCACATGGCTAAGTGCCAATACATAGGCCATAGAATGAAAAAGACTGCGCTTACTCCGATTTGCTATGGGGCAGCCAACCTTTATTGACCTATTTGCTGGCATCGGTGGCATGCGGCTCGGTTTTACCCAAGCAGGTGGTTGCTGTGTTTTTAGCTCAGAGTGGAATAAGTTTGCCCAGATAACCTACGAAGCAAACTTTGGCGAAGTGCCAGCAGGAGACATTACTCAAATCGCCTCAGAGGAGATTCCCGACCATGACATATTACTTGCAGGGTTTCCCTGTCAGCCCTTTAGCATTGCAGGTGTCAGCAAGCATAATGCCTTAGGGATCCACCATGGTTTTCAGCACCCGACTCAAGGCAATCTATTTTTTGAAATTGCCAGAATTCTCAACGATAAACGCCCCAGAGCTTTTTTGCTAGAAAATGTGAAAAATCTGCAAAGCCACGATCGCGGTAGAACGTTTCAAAGGATTCAACAAATTCTAAATGATTTGGGATACTACATCTATTACCAAGTCATCAACGCTGTTCATTTTGTGCCTCAACATCGGGAAAGGATTTTTATTGTGGGTTTTAGAGAACCTCTTGAATTTACATTTCCTCAGTTACCAATTCAGCAACATAGCGTTAAGGATATTCTGGAACCGTCAGTAGATGCTAAATATACGTTGAGCAATCATCTGTGGCAGTATTTGCAAAACTATGCTGAAAAGCATCGTGCCCGGGGTAATGGATTTGGCTATGGTCTAGTTGATTTAGAGGGTGTCACCCGAACATTAAGCGCAAGGTATTACAAAGATGGCTCGGAAATCCTCATTCCCCAAGAAAACAAGAATCCGCGCCGCCTGACGCCAAGGGAATGTGCCCGCTTAATGGGGTTTCCCGACTCTTTTAAGATTGTAGCGAGTGATACAAGGGCATACCAGCAGTTTGGTAATTCAGTCGTGGTACCCCTTGTGAAAGTCATTGCTGATGAAATATTAAAATCCCTAAAGCAAGGAAAGTTATTAAAACAAACTAGGCAGCTTACGCTTTTCTAATCTGATTCCATTTGCTATAGAAAAGTTGTCAAGTCCCTATGTTCAGCTTAGTTTGTTTTAACCTGCAAATAAAAAAGGGGCAATTTCACGCCCCCTACGTATCAGCAAACTATAGCGAACGATTTGAATCGCTAGGAAAACATTGGCAGGTGAGAATAGATCGCTGTCCACAGGGGACTCCAAGGCCCAAGGTTGAGTACTAGAGCCGCGATCGCCACGGTGCTGCTGAGCCATGTCAGCCATTGGGCGTAGATATTCCCCCCTCGCTTCTGGGTTTGCAGGTGTTCAACGGTTTGCTGAAGCTGCTCGACTTCTTGGTTGAGATCTGCAATCTCATGGTGCAGACCTTCAATTTCACGCTCGCGATCGCTCACCGTGGCATGGCAGGCCGCTAGCTCTGC harbors:
- the dcm gene encoding DNA (cytosine-5-)-methyltransferase, with the protein product MGQPTFIDLFAGIGGMRLGFTQAGGCCVFSSEWNKFAQITYEANFGEVPAGDITQIASEEIPDHDILLAGFPCQPFSIAGVSKHNALGIHHGFQHPTQGNLFFEIARILNDKRPRAFLLENVKNLQSHDRGRTFQRIQQILNDLGYYIYYQVINAVHFVPQHRERIFIVGFREPLEFTFPQLPIQQHSVKDILEPSVDAKYTLSNHLWQYLQNYAEKHRARGNGFGYGLVDLEGVTRTLSARYYKDGSEILIPQENKNPRRLTPRECARLMGFPDSFKIVASDTRAYQQFGNSVVVPLVKVIADEILKSLKQGKLLKQTRQLTLF
- the ruvA gene encoding Holliday junction branch migration protein RuvA; translated protein: MFAYLRGTVVAHQSEGGHRSALILDVNGVGYRLLVTSHLLQQYPPSAEVVQIFTHLSVREDQMVLYGFASAAERDLFLRLIRVNGVGPQMALSLLDTLPLPELVQAIVSGNTRRLSRAPGVGNKTAERIALELKAALSAWRQETGLTTAPSGLPTEAIREELELTLLALGYSDREIEAALTAVSQTSTLAKNSDPEVWLREAITWLSANT